TTGCGGCCGCAATGTAGACCACATTGAGTGTTGATGTTGCTGGTGTCTGGGTTGGCGAGAGATCGACAGCGCATGTGCAAACGCAGCTGCACCAACGGCCCGCGCGTTAACGGATCGTATTCCCGTGCATGAGCTTATCATTGCGCAAGAATGATCGTAAGTCCGTCCTGGTGGTGTTGTTTGCATGGAGCGACAAGGCGAAGACAGCTAGACCGCCGATCTGCCGCCGAAATGTGGAGTCAGGCCTTGAGAGAAAGGCTTTCACGCACGGCATCGTTCACCACACGGCATAAATTCAAGCGAATTCGGGACCTTCCGCACGCATCGTATTCCGCAGCCACAAAGACCCAGCCGCTCTGTGTGTATGACATAGGTGCACCTGAAACGCTACATGCTTGTTGCCCAGCAGGGTCAGCACACTCACAGCCTTAGCCCCGGACTGAATCTCCAACTCAAAACCACGCTTGCGCGGTCCCACCGATTGGGGATGATACTTGACCGACTCTTTCTTATATCTGTTGGTTCGCTGCGAGGACAATGCTCTGTTCGGTGAAGTAGACTACGACACGTTGCGAAATGGCTAATTCAAAGTAAGCGCCCGTTTTGCCGTGGTGACAGGCGGGGGTGCGGCGAGCTGGAGAACAAGTAAACTAACCACCATCAGATATGGATATGTCCGCTCCTTTGAGCAGCCCGATGTGTTGCTGTCCAACACTTGGATCGTGGTGCGGATAGATGGCCGTGGGTTTTCGAAGTAGGTcgttctttctttctttctttggTTTGTCGACCAATTTGCTCTTTCGACGAGATGCAGGTATCCGTCAAGGCACAGGGGGACTTTCGACACTTCTCCGATACCGCGCTTGATCACGATCTTATTAACGACCGTCCAGGTTGACAACCAAATACAAGTTCGTCAAGCCAAACGATCGCGATGCGTTGGACCTTATGAATGAGGCCGCCGAGGCCGTCATGAAGGAGTTGCCAGACCTCGTGATTGCATACGGCAACAGTGATGAATACAGGTAGGAACACCAGCTCTGTCTCAGCCCAGAAACTGCGCTAACTGCAATAGTTTTGTCTTCCACAAGGACTGCATGTTGTTTGAGCGAAGAGCAAGGTGTGTACCAGTCTTACATTGACCCACCTATTCAGCCCTTGACATCCGAAAAGCAAGCTCACCACCACAATCGTCTCTACTTTCACATCGTACTACGTCTTCTTGTGGTCAAAGTACTTCCATCAAAAGCCACTCACGCCACCTCTGCCTTCGTTCGACGGACGAGCAGTATGCTACCCAAGCGACGCCAATTTAAGGGATTACATGAGCTGGCGTCAAGTTGATTGTGAGCATCCTGAGATGCTGTGTGAATGCCATTCAGATCATGCTAACCGTTCTAGGTCATATCAATAATCTCTACAATACGACGTTCTGGACCCTTGTGCAGCAAGGCGGCATGGGACCTCAGGAAGCCGAGCAAAGACTGTCAGGCACTGTCTCAGCAGACAAGAACGAGATCCTCTTCAAGGAATACGGTATCAATTACAACAATGAGCCTGAGTGTTTCAAGAAAGGCACGATTCTCTATCGAGACGTAAGTTGAGCAGGTCACCGTGTCAGTCCTGACTTTCAATTTTTGACAGCATCAGTTCTTTCCGACAAAGTTATCACAAGCAAACCAAACGACAACTGCGAGCAACACCGGAAATGCTAGCATCGCTCAACCACGTCCGACGCGATTGCATTCACAAACCTTATCACGGTCGAACGACCTAACAGTCCCGCGACTACAGGAATCTCCAATCTTACCCATATTCTCAGCACCACCAGGTCCGACTTTCCTTTCCGCATCTTCGACGCCCTCACCGCCTCAATCGCTATGGAAGTCGCCAGAAGAAGATTATCCGAACCCACTTCGATCAAACCCTGTCAGCCCTTACACTACTGTCCATCCACAAAGCACTTTACCACTGTCGCCAcctttaactattacttcaCCAATGGGCAAGCAAAATTTCTCTTTACTTGCACCTCTCCCGCTGTCACCACCGATTCTTAGACCCAGCACGAGGCCACCCATGTCCCTTGACGCACCAAACCCAACAACGCGTGCGAATTTCTCGCCTACGGCTTCATCAGCAGAGTTTACCCATCCTTTCGCCGCCCGAAACAGGTCACAGTCGACAGTGAAACCTATATCTCACTCAGCGTCGGCATCGATGTCTGTCTCAGGTCCTTCGCAGCCAAACCAAAAACACCGTTCACCCAGCCTCTCGCAAATCCATACATACTCAGCGTCTAACGATCAAGCCATGGGGCCACCTTGTATACCACTACGGATTTCCAGCATCCCAGCGAACACCAAGCCACGCAAGTTGTCTCTACAGCATTTGCGATCTACTTCGAATGGCGCGGCGACCGGGGGCGGTGAGAAACAGCATCGTGCAAACTCGCAGGGTTCAATCACACCCTCAAGGATGAGTCCACCATTGAATACCAACAAGGAGCTGCCAAGCCCCCCTGTGGGTGAGAGGAGGGTTGTCAGTGACCCCGATGACAGGGATAGAAATGGACGGTATCAGGATGATCATCCAGGAATAGCCGAGTTGCCAGCAACATCAGTACGTCATTCCCGCCAGCATTCCCATCCTGCGACGCCAGCGGCTGAGGGGGTTTCATATGCGCAGTTGTACGAAAAACTGCAGAGTTCTGCACCTGGCGCTCGCTCTATCATCGAAATGAACGATCAGCCTATCCCGCCATCGAGGGGTACCACACAAGCACAAAATAGCGCATCAGAAAAGTTGGATACGAGGCCCAATGTACAAAGGGCCAAAGACGTGATGAAGTCTGAGTCCATTAAGAAAGACCGTGCACCAGCAGGCAAAGAAGCGAGCAGTGGGAGACCTACCCAGATGAGTCGGACCCAGAAGGAAAAAGACAGGAAGAAGCGGAGCAAGGCAAAAGTACTGATGGAACACGTGGATCTTATCAAGGATGAATTCTGGGAGAAAAGACCGTGGATCTTGAGCGGAAAGACGGGATAAGTCATTGCAAAAGCAAAAGAATATCTACAATACAGATCCAAGACTCCGATCAAATTCACATAAACGTCGTGTGCCCTGGATTTTGGTAGCTTCTCGATGTCTCAGAGTAGACAAACACGCAAAGAGGTCGCTTCCGCCGCTCATTAGGGCTATGTAGTATCAACCGGTCTTCCACACGACCCGAGACTTGTATTGTGATCTGACGGCGTCTACGGATGGCGAACAGCTGAACTTTGAGATTGAGTAAGCCCGTAGGATCCAGGGCTGCAGGCGAATAAAAGTGTGGATGAAGACATACCCGCGGCACTAAGGCAAAACTACGGGTGAAGTTGCGCGGGACTAGGTAATTACCGGTACCAAGCAATCAAATCACCGGATCGGTGGAGCTTCTTCTTGTTAGAGTTGTCTGGGCACCAACCCCATCCGGAGAATCATGTTTTGCATTGACATTGCGGGGCCAATCATTTTGTTAAAATAATGCGTTTAAAATGCCAATCATCTTGTCGGGCCTTACAGAACacatatttactatcccttaatacaaacacactccttaaattactagagcagcttaactgctctcgtcttatatagtcttagactcacacagggCGTTAAActaatcaatcaatcaatcaatcaattgTCGGGCCTTACATATATATAACATCTCTCCCAGGCGCTCTGCAATTCTCGACCAAGGCCCAATTTCGAACCTCTCCCCAACATCAAGCCATCATGCGCCTCTTCGCCGTCCTCACAAGCTACCTTTCgctggcagcagcagccacaTTGGGGAAGCGTGCACCAACACCTGGCACGCTATCTCAAGTCACCTCATTCGGTACTGCGCCAACAAATGTCAGCTTCTACATCTACGTTCCGAAGAAGCTGGCACCTTCACCAGGAGTCATCGTCGCTATACACTACTGCACGGGTACTGCTCAAGCGTACTATTCTGGCAGCCCTTACGCGACCCTCGCCGAGCAATATGGTTTCATTGTCATCTATCCCAGCTCTCCCCATTCCGACAAGTGCTGGGATGTCAGCAGCAAGCAGACACTGAGCCATGAGGGAGGAGGCGATAGCAACACCATTGCAAACATGGTCAAGTGGACTTTGACGCAGTACAAAGCCGATGATGCGAAGGTGTTTGTGACCGGATCGAGCAGTGGCGCGATGATGACGGTTAGTAATATTCTCAAAACATCCACACCTGTCATTTAGAGAATGCTGATGCTGTCCTAGAACGTCCTTGCCGCCACCTACCCCGATCTCTTCAAAGCTGCCATCGCCTACTCCGGTGTGCCCGCTGGCTGCTTCGTCTCTGCTTCAGGCGAAATCGATGCCTGGAACAGCACCTGCACGCAGGGTCAATCAATTGCCACTCCCCAAGCATGGGCGAAGGTCGTCACGGACAGTGAGTGCTGATTCTTTTCGCCATGTCGAAACCCAACCACTAACTTTGCCTCAAGTGTACCCCGGCTACAAAGGCAGACGCCCCAAAATGCAGGTCTATCACGGCAGCGCGGATACTGCGCTGCTGCCACCCAACTACCAGGAGACGATGAAGCAATGGGCTGGTGTGTTTGGATACGATTATAACCAGCCACAGAGTACTAAAGTGGATGATCCTCAGAGTGGGTACACGAGGACGGTCTACGGACCCTTGGTCCAAGGTATCTATGCACAAGGCGTGGGACACACAGTGCCCATTCGAGGTGCCGATGACATGGAGTTCTTTGGGTTTGCTTGAGGGGACTGATGATGTCATGAAAATGAGCGGATTCATATTAGATAGCGATGATTCGTTAAGGATGATCTTCTAGCTATGAATGTCCAATCCTTTGATTACATGAGCGAGCGGGCTAAGAAGCTTCCGACCCAAGTTGCTACCAGACCATATGCATATCACTCGTCAGATTTACTTCTGGATTTTCCTCAGCTCGTCGCGGATTTGGTAGTAGGCATCCTTGGGGTCGTAGTTCTGGTTGAAGAGTGCCTTGTTATCGGATCCCGCATCGATGAGGTTCCAAGTCGTGACACCGACGCAGCGGGGGACGTGGTAGCACGCCTGGACTGCCTTCCAGTACACAGGGGGGCTGGAGCCAACGACGTCGAGCTCGGTGATGGCAACCTCGAGCTTGGAGTCGATGTTTGAAAGATCCCTCAGTGCGGTCTCGAGAGCGTCGGCGGCGTCGGCTGCGATAGAGGTTAGTACAGGCTGCGTAATTGGAGGTTTTGTATTCTTACCCTTGCCCGACGTCAGATGTGTCTGCGAACCAATTCCGTCGATAGGGATGCCGTCCTGGTGGATCCACTTGTTGACCCACTTCATCATGCCTATATGCTGTCCATACGTGTTGTTCTCAAGGCTGTAGTCGTTGATGTACAGCTTGGCCGAAGGGTCTGCCTCGCGCGCAGCACGGAACGCGATGCCGATGTAGTCCTCACCGAGGACCTGATAAAAGTGGGTGTTCTTCAGGTTCCCGTTGTTATCAATGACCTCGTTGACAACGTCCCAAGACCTGATCTTGCCCTTCCAGGAGCCGTTGGGACCAACCATGACCGTCTTGATGTGGTTTTG
This genomic interval from Ascochyta rabiei chromosome 5, complete sequence contains the following:
- a CDS encoding tRNA(His) guanylyltransferase produces the protein MSPPLNTNKELPSPPVGERRVVSDPDDRDRNGRYQDDHPGIAELPATSVRHSRQHSHPATPAAEGVSYAQLYEKLQSSAPGARSIIEMNDQPIPPSRGTTQAQNSASEKLDTRPNVQRAKDVMKSESIKKDRAPAGKEASSGRPTQMSRTQKEKDRKKRSKAKVLMEHVDLIKDEFWEKRPWILSGKTG
- a CDS encoding Acetylxylan esterase produces the protein MRLFAVLTSYLSLAAAATLGKRAPTPGTLSQVTSFGTAPTNVSFYIYVPKKLAPSPGVIVAIHYCTGTAQAYYSGSPYATLAEQYGFIVIYPSSPHSDKCWDVSSKQTLSHEGGGDSNTIANMVKWTLTQYKADDAKVFVTGSSSGAMMTNVLAATYPDLFKAAIAYSGVPAGCFVSASGEIDAWNSTCTQGQSIATPQAWAKVVTDMYPGYKGRRPKMQVYHGSADTALLPPNYQETMKQWAGVFGYDYNQPQSTKVDDPQSGYTRTVYGPLVQGIYAQGVGHTVPIRGADDMEFFGFA
- a CDS encoding tRNA(His) guanylyltransferase, which codes for MANSKYGYVRSFEQPDVLLSNTWIVVRIDGRGFSKLTTKYKFVKPNDRDALDLMNEAAEAVMKELPDLVIAYGNSDEYSFVFHKDCMLFERRASKLTTTIVSTFTSYYVFLWSKYFHQKPLTPPLPSFDGRAVCYPSDANLRDYMSWRQVDCHINNLYNTTFWTLVQQGGMGPQEAEQRLSGTVSADKNEILFKEYGINYNNEPECFKKGTILYRDVS
- a CDS encoding Endo-1,4-beta-xylanase, translated to MKVLSILAAPLLVSASPLLAERQSTATSIDTLLKGVGKIYFGVSSERAKMPSGKPETAVHDNYGQVTNEYLMKWDQTEKSQGQFTLGPANDLVSWALSNQKSVRGHTLVWGEALPDWVKNINDRAQLTAVIQNHIKTVMVGPNGSWKGKIRSWDVVNEVIDNNGNLKNTHFYQVLGEDYIGIAFRAAREADPSAKLYINDYSLENNTYGQHIGMMKWVNKWIHQDGIPIDGIGSQTHLTSGKADAADALETALRDLSNIDSKLEVAITELDVVGSSPPVYWKAVQACYHVPRCVGVTTWNLIDAGSDNKALFNQNYDPKDAYYQIRDELRKIQK